The following are encoded in a window of Prochlorococcus marinus str. MIT 1013 genomic DNA:
- a CDS encoding DUF3721 domain-containing protein yields the protein MNKFKPILSTIILSISFSLIGCSDNSQTKGTPSLFETKIEAEKAAKDFNCTGAHKMGDKWMPCKSHSAHEDNEHNKSNNEHHHHH from the coding sequence ATGAACAAATTCAAGCCTATTCTCTCTACAATTATTCTTTCTATATCATTTTCACTAATAGGATGTTCAGATAATTCTCAAACAAAAGGTACTCCCTCTCTTTTTGAGACAAAAATAGAAGCCGAAAAAGCAGCCAAAGATTTCAATTGCACTGGAGCTCATAAAATGGGTGACAAATGGATGCCTTGTAAAAGTCATTCTGCTCATGAAGATAATGAACATAACAAGTCCAACAATGAACATCACCATCATCACTAG
- a CDS encoding metal ABC transporter permease yields the protein MSFFKTNWWIIPLLITSFSGVLCPAMGTVLITHKRLLQVNLISHCVLPGLALAMALGIDPSIGGVLSGLVGAIAAESLTNKKNQNYEAVMNTILAGSMGLGVLLIPLLGIRIDLEAVLFGDLLTANLSDLLRTLIAFSAFICLMLFGYDKLVHIGLDPEGAASSGVNVSFLNLALGFTTALVIVSSMSAVGVILVIALLSTPTLLGLQKASSLWVAMVRSSIFGLVLSIIGFSFAMFMNLPPGPLISVLCVISLILLPRSN from the coding sequence ATGTCTTTTTTCAAAACAAATTGGTGGATAATTCCTCTTTTGATAACTTCCTTTTCAGGAGTGCTTTGCCCTGCCATGGGGACTGTATTGATAACTCATAAAAGGCTTCTTCAAGTCAATTTAATTTCACATTGTGTTTTGCCAGGACTTGCCTTGGCTATGGCGCTTGGGATTGACCCATCTATTGGAGGTGTCTTAAGCGGATTAGTGGGAGCTATTGCAGCAGAGAGTTTGACAAATAAGAAAAATCAAAATTATGAAGCTGTAATGAATACAATTCTTGCTGGTTCGATGGGACTTGGAGTTTTGCTTATACCTTTACTTGGAATCAGGATTGATTTAGAGGCTGTTTTGTTTGGAGATTTATTAACTGCAAATTTGAGCGATTTATTAAGAACTTTGATTGCGTTCTCGGCATTCATTTGCCTAATGCTTTTTGGGTACGACAAGCTTGTTCATATTGGTTTAGACCCAGAAGGAGCTGCCTCAAGTGGCGTTAATGTGTCTTTTTTAAATTTAGCTCTGGGATTTACCACTGCACTTGTCATTGTGAGCTCAATGTCAGCAGTCGGGGTCATCCTTGTGATTGCGTTACTCTCAACTCCAACTTTGTTGGGTTTACAGAAAGCTAGCTCTCTATGGGTTGCGATGGTTAGATCTTCCATATTTGGATTAGTTTTATCGATCATTGGTTTTTCGTTCGCTATGTTTATGAATTTGCCTCCAGGCCCACTTATTAGTGTTCTTTGTGTAATTTCATTGATCTTGCTTCCAAGGAGTAATTAG
- a CDS encoding Fur family transcriptional regulator: MVSKRDQVKILLMSTSKPEITKRQQQLLNELKNCTDELSGQELHRQLHNGEKAMGLTTVYRNLQALVKQGLIRSRHLPNGEVLYAPVERDIHHLTCVSCGETTRLKGCPVKMMDLSKNTSKNFELLFHTLEYFGLCQTCSQQLNAG; this comes from the coding sequence ATGGTCAGTAAGAGAGATCAAGTTAAGATCTTGCTAATGAGTACAAGCAAGCCTGAAATCACTAAACGACAACAACAACTGCTCAATGAACTCAAGAACTGTACTGATGAATTGAGCGGGCAAGAGCTGCATAGACAACTTCATAATGGTGAAAAGGCAATGGGACTGACCACGGTCTATCGAAACCTGCAAGCACTAGTAAAGCAAGGTTTGATTCGTTCCAGACATCTTCCCAACGGTGAGGTTCTTTATGCGCCCGTTGAAAGAGATATTCATCATTTAACTTGCGTAAGCTGTGGAGAAACCACACGCTTGAAGGGATGTCCTGTCAAAATGATGGATCTGTCGAAAAACACCTCCAAAAACTTTGAGCTTTTGTTTCATACTCTTGAGTACTTTGGTCTCTGCCAAACTTGTTCTCAGCAATTGAATGCTGGATAA
- a CDS encoding ABC transporter ATP-binding protein, translated as MPSLIAENLTYSYSSKIKPALSKVSLKLEQGTLTALVGPNGAGKSTLLSLLQGSSKPDQGKITVDGKPLRNNRSQVALMPQRGKLNWNFPITVEGLVSLGRVNHSKSTCCELEAALQRVGISHLAKRRLDALSGGQQQRALLAKTLMNPAKIFLLDEPCSAFDPPAKEDFLLIIRQLADSGFTVFVSSHDWGTSLNAYDKVVALDKIILASGSPQEVQEKLSSINYLRWKL; from the coding sequence ATGCCTAGCTTGATTGCTGAAAATTTGACATATTCTTATTCAAGTAAAATTAAACCTGCTTTAAGCAAGGTTTCTCTAAAGCTTGAGCAAGGTACTTTGACTGCTCTTGTTGGTCCGAATGGTGCTGGTAAGTCCACATTATTAAGCTTGCTGCAAGGGAGTAGTAAACCGGATCAAGGGAAAATTACTGTTGATGGGAAACCATTGCGAAATAATCGATCTCAAGTGGCTTTAATGCCTCAGAGGGGGAAGCTAAATTGGAATTTTCCAATTACTGTTGAAGGATTAGTTTCTTTGGGCCGAGTCAATCATTCGAAATCGACTTGTTGTGAATTAGAAGCGGCTCTTCAACGTGTTGGAATATCTCATTTAGCAAAAAGGAGACTTGATGCTTTGTCTGGTGGACAGCAACAAAGAGCATTACTTGCAAAAACATTAATGAATCCAGCCAAAATTTTTCTTCTTGATGAACCTTGCTCCGCCTTTGATCCTCCGGCTAAAGAAGATTTCCTGTTAATTATTCGTCAGCTAGCCGATTCGGGGTTCACGGTTTTTGTTAGTAGTCACGACTGGGGAACATCTTTAAATGCCTATGACAAAGTTGTTGCTTTAGATAAAATTATTTTGGCTTCTGGTAGCCCTCAGGAAGTTCAAGAAAAACTTAGTTCAATTAATTATTTGAGGTGGAAGTTATAG
- a CDS encoding metal ABC transporter solute-binding protein, Zn/Mn family — MLNFSNQSKKVKPIINKTVLKSSLVAGAFLFSGINQTAQANTKSIVAVEPLVCDVVSAIAPPSTPVTCLIDRKQDVHDVKITPRQAQTLKSANQVFTLGSEMTPAIKKWLDNPLTVVVGVSAIEIDDHDDHDDHDDHSAAKHDDHDDHDDHGDAHGEGAFEWAGVFDLSAGVYKWSFAKVDGDYADPAMKMVILKSGDIEASEELAKELLGSKNSEVKRNNDKLIAQDKAYLLTFNEKKDITTFTVEIKKSGKYAFFTEHMPFEFEADEHFFKDVSGDDVEPITQVPDEGDHHHHDHGGLDPHIWHDPHNIIKMGNVISKNINKKISFFDRETKKVLKERTQSVNSILEDLDQWTQEQIATIPSDQRTMVSKHKAMEYYGDAFGLKTMSLLYFLGDSSSLRPQTISTVLAELKEENVKVLFAEQKPPSKLLRNLSRQTSTPIASNQIYVDGLMPTGNTVSVAVHNTCTIVNSLGGECDEQEGNELEGKWNSLINP; from the coding sequence ATGTTGAATTTTTCAAATCAGTCCAAAAAGGTTAAACCCATAATCAATAAAACAGTTCTCAAAAGTTCTCTTGTTGCTGGAGCATTTTTATTTTCTGGAATCAATCAGACAGCGCAAGCAAATACAAAATCAATTGTTGCTGTAGAGCCATTGGTTTGCGATGTTGTATCTGCTATTGCACCACCCTCTACGCCCGTAACCTGCTTAATTGACAGAAAGCAAGATGTTCATGATGTCAAGATCACTCCAAGGCAAGCTCAAACACTAAAAAGTGCGAATCAAGTATTTACTCTTGGTTCAGAGATGACCCCTGCAATTAAAAAATGGTTGGATAATCCCTTAACTGTTGTCGTTGGTGTAAGTGCAATAGAAATAGACGATCATGACGACCACGATGATCATGACGATCATTCAGCTGCTAAGCATGATGATCATGACGACCACGATGATCATGGCGATGCCCATGGAGAGGGAGCTTTTGAATGGGCTGGTGTTTTTGATCTTTCCGCAGGAGTCTACAAATGGTCTTTCGCCAAAGTTGATGGAGACTATGCTGATCCTGCGATGAAAATGGTTATTCTTAAGTCTGGTGATATTGAAGCATCAGAAGAGCTTGCTAAAGAATTATTAGGATCCAAAAATTCAGAAGTTAAGCGCAATAATGACAAACTTATTGCGCAGGACAAAGCCTACCTTCTTACATTTAATGAAAAGAAAGACATCACAACATTTACTGTAGAAATCAAAAAATCTGGTAAATACGCTTTCTTTACTGAGCATATGCCGTTTGAGTTTGAAGCCGATGAACATTTCTTTAAAGATGTTTCAGGCGACGATGTTGAACCGATTACCCAAGTACCAGATGAAGGAGATCATCATCACCATGACCATGGAGGCTTAGATCCTCATATTTGGCATGATCCACATAACATCATCAAGATGGGAAATGTAATTTCTAAAAATATCAACAAGAAGATTTCATTCTTTGATAGAGAAACTAAAAAAGTTTTAAAAGAAAGAACTCAATCTGTAAATTCCATTTTGGAAGATCTAGATCAATGGACTCAAGAACAAATAGCTACTATTCCTTCTGATCAAAGGACGATGGTTTCTAAGCACAAAGCCATGGAATATTATGGAGATGCATTTGGATTGAAGACCATGAGCCTACTATATTTTCTTGGTGATTCATCCAGCCTTAGGCCTCAAACTATTTCAACTGTATTAGCTGAGCTTAAAGAAGAAAACGTGAAAGTTTTATTCGCTGAGCAAAAGCCTCCTTCAAAGCTATTGAGAAACCTCAGTAGACAAACTTCCACTCCTATCGCATCAAATCAAATCTATGTTGACGGTCTAATGCCAACAGGGAATACTGTTTCAGTTGCTGTACATAACACCTGCACAATTGTTAATTCACTTGGTGGAGAATGTGATGAGCAAGAGGGCAATGAACTTGAGGGGAAATGGAATTCTTTAATTAATCCTTAA
- a CDS encoding CobW family GTP-binding protein, translating into MSNTQKVPVTILTGFLGSGKTTLLNRILSEEHGKKIAVIENEYGEVGIDQGLVINADEEVFEMSNGCICCTVRGDLIRVLGNLMKRRDKFDYVLVETTGLADPGPVAQTFFMDDEIREEFSLDGIVTLVDAAHIEQQLGRSDESSEQVAFADVLVLNKTDLVSDESLDNLESRLRDMNRMARVIRSKQADVSIDTVLNLSAFDLDQVLQRRPTFLEPEYPFEWTGVFSLEKGRYELTLEEGPDPTMSLVQLLDQGKNETALNTGAESCVRLYAEQEQLMNPGDLVPVGKHVSLQLQSEGTKSFFIDVDKARDIGLFTQHTAEEFNMKLTKVNTPSTDEIDNDQNISTISPIAERVWVAEHEHDDEVGSFAIEREGDVDPEKLNRWLSRLLSEKGVDIFRTKGFISYAGESRRIVFQGVHMLFTAQPDKEWGNEPRRNQLVFIGRNLDKAEMSKEFDKCLV; encoded by the coding sequence ATGAGCAACACGCAAAAAGTACCGGTTACAATATTGACTGGTTTTCTAGGATCTGGCAAAACAACCCTACTCAATCGAATCCTGAGCGAAGAGCACGGTAAAAAAATAGCTGTTATTGAGAATGAATATGGTGAAGTTGGCATTGATCAAGGATTAGTCATCAATGCTGATGAAGAGGTCTTCGAGATGTCCAATGGTTGCATTTGCTGCACCGTTCGGGGTGATCTTATTCGTGTACTTGGAAACCTCATGAAGAGGCGAGACAAATTTGACTATGTATTAGTTGAAACCACTGGCCTTGCTGATCCTGGTCCTGTAGCTCAGACATTCTTTATGGACGATGAAATCCGTGAGGAGTTTTCACTTGATGGAATAGTCACACTTGTTGATGCAGCCCATATAGAGCAACAACTTGGTCGAAGTGATGAGAGTTCGGAGCAAGTTGCCTTTGCTGACGTCCTTGTCCTAAATAAAACCGATCTAGTTTCAGATGAATCACTCGACAACTTAGAATCACGGCTACGCGATATGAATCGTATGGCTCGTGTCATACGCAGTAAACAAGCAGACGTCTCAATTGATACTGTGCTAAATCTAAGTGCTTTTGATCTAGATCAAGTACTTCAGCGTCGTCCAACTTTTCTTGAACCAGAATACCCATTTGAGTGGACAGGTGTTTTTTCACTTGAAAAAGGTCGCTATGAACTTACGCTCGAAGAAGGTCCAGACCCCACAATGTCTCTCGTCCAGTTATTAGACCAAGGTAAAAACGAGACAGCTCTTAACACAGGTGCTGAATCATGCGTGAGACTGTACGCAGAACAAGAACAACTTATGAATCCAGGGGATTTGGTTCCAGTCGGCAAGCATGTGAGCCTTCAACTTCAATCCGAAGGGACTAAGTCCTTCTTCATAGATGTTGATAAGGCAAGGGATATAGGTCTATTCACGCAACATACAGCCGAAGAATTTAATATGAAATTAACGAAAGTAAATACTCCTTCTACAGACGAGATAGATAATGATCAGAACATCTCTACAATTTCTCCAATAGCTGAGAGGGTTTGGGTAGCTGAACACGAACACGATGACGAAGTAGGTTCATTCGCTATCGAGCGAGAGGGTGATGTAGATCCTGAGAAACTCAATAGATGGCTAAGTCGACTTTTGTCTGAGAAAGGTGTGGATATATTTCGCACTAAAGGTTTCATTAGTTATGCGGGTGAATCCAGGCGAATAGTTTTTCAAGGTGTACACATGCTCTTCACAGCTCAACCTGATAAAGAATGGGGCAATGAACCTCGCCGCAACCAACTCGTCTTTATCGGTAGAAATCTTGATAAAGCAGAAATGAGTAAAGAGTTTGATAAATGTCTGGTATAG
- a CDS encoding WD40 repeat domain-containing protein translates to MSGIEAFSPKGMLHEGWSAQVDDYAIVCGWALQGKTFLVGDVAGGLSAFEGKSGKLIWQSKDIHKGGLLAMSIHPDGNTFATAGQDGHVCIWESKEGKSTKNLELGKGWVEHIKWSQDGKFLAVVFTKYVYVFDENGQEHWRSEEHPSTVSAISWSNSNELATACYGQVTFFDVVNDNINQKLEWRGSLVSMVLSPNGDIVACGSQDNSVHFWRRSTDQDSEMTGYPGKPSHLAFDQTGTVLATGGSDRVTVWSFQGDGPEGTVPGELILHTEPISCLAFSHSGMLLASGARDGSVFSWFLQKDGQGDPVGGAFAGDLVSQIAWHPDDTALAAINANGGITVWEFKVRTKTPAQGFG, encoded by the coding sequence ATGTCTGGTATAGAAGCATTTAGTCCAAAGGGAATGCTTCATGAAGGTTGGTCTGCTCAAGTTGATGACTATGCGATTGTCTGCGGCTGGGCACTACAAGGTAAAACCTTTTTAGTAGGTGATGTTGCTGGAGGTCTTTCCGCATTTGAGGGGAAATCTGGGAAGCTTATTTGGCAATCAAAAGACATACATAAAGGTGGCTTACTAGCAATGTCTATTCATCCAGATGGAAATACTTTTGCAACTGCTGGCCAGGATGGACATGTATGTATATGGGAAAGCAAAGAAGGTAAGTCAACTAAAAATTTGGAACTAGGGAAAGGATGGGTTGAACATATCAAGTGGTCCCAAGACGGAAAATTTTTAGCAGTAGTTTTTACTAAATACGTCTATGTTTTTGATGAAAACGGTCAGGAACATTGGCGATCAGAGGAGCATCCCAGTACTGTCAGCGCGATTTCATGGTCTAATTCCAATGAATTAGCCACAGCATGCTACGGCCAAGTAACTTTTTTTGATGTAGTTAACGACAACATCAATCAAAAGTTGGAATGGCGAGGTTCACTGGTATCTATGGTGCTTAGTCCAAATGGAGACATAGTGGCATGCGGCAGTCAGGATAATTCTGTTCATTTCTGGCGTCGTTCAACTGATCAAGATTCAGAGATGACAGGCTACCCAGGTAAACCAAGCCATCTAGCTTTTGATCAAACCGGCACAGTCCTTGCTACCGGGGGTAGTGATCGAGTGACGGTTTGGAGTTTTCAAGGCGATGGTCCTGAGGGGACTGTGCCAGGAGAGTTAATTCTTCATACGGAACCCATTTCATGCCTTGCTTTCTCACACAGCGGGATGCTTTTAGCTTCTGGTGCGCGAGATGGTTCAGTTTTTTCTTGGTTTCTCCAAAAAGATGGTCAGGGTGATCCAGTTGGTGGTGCATTTGCAGGTGACCTTGTAAGCCAAATCGCTTGGCATCCTGATGACACTGCCTTGGCTGCAATAAATGCAAATGGAGGAATTACGGTTTGGGAGTTTAAGGTTCGGACAAAAACGCCAGCTCAAGGATTCGGATAA
- a CDS encoding 2OG-Fe(II) oxygenase: MNLIASYRNKGFESVADGVMSFFDRRTDLHRTGIAFSDGSNNDSDPAKISTDISLVAIDRTDPESFALSEVIIRGVNAGLQKYLQERPLFSECAPDKSLFVNPIFNLQRYAPGEGFKKWHCDWTISEEATEPIHRVLAWILYCNDVDSGGTEFHWQEYHEKAERGKLVIFPAGLTHIHRGRVNKTHQKTIATGWINAGSRDSYISRLAS, from the coding sequence ATGAATTTAATAGCTAGTTATAGAAATAAAGGTTTTGAATCTGTTGCAGATGGTGTGATGTCATTTTTCGATCGTCGCACAGACTTGCATCGCACTGGAATCGCTTTTAGTGATGGATCAAATAATGATTCAGATCCTGCAAAAATTTCTACTGACATCAGCCTTGTAGCTATAGATCGAACTGATCCAGAATCATTTGCTTTGTCTGAAGTGATAATAAGAGGAGTCAATGCTGGTCTTCAAAAATACCTTCAAGAACGGCCACTTTTTAGCGAATGTGCTCCAGACAAATCTCTATTTGTTAATCCCATTTTCAACTTACAACGTTATGCTCCCGGAGAAGGTTTTAAGAAATGGCATTGTGATTGGACTATTAGCGAAGAAGCGACCGAACCAATTCACAGAGTCCTAGCATGGATTTTATATTGCAATGATGTCGATTCAGGAGGAACAGAATTCCACTGGCAGGAATATCATGAGAAAGCTGAACGAGGAAAGCTAGTTATTTTTCCCGCTGGTCTTACACATATTCATAGAGGCCGAGTCAACAAGACTCATCAAAAAACAATTGCGACCGGATGGATCAATGCCGGTTCAAGAGATTCATACATTTCTAGACTGGCTAGTTAA
- a CDS encoding hemagglutinin, translating into MKLNFVPVNIFRETPEVTFLDASVEGSNGSDVVIHRGGATSPPDLNGFEQYYVHHHQTDNNLVLEGDRTFTLLNPLWDEPHHIIYLHRLMGALQIPIGTFHRSISGKDGSIVINQAIRDQQFEANTEFNPISIENRIDLQQAKSTEPIIWLWKDGEIKRIKDSLFLKVA; encoded by the coding sequence ATGAAACTCAATTTTGTACCGGTTAATATTTTTCGAGAGACTCCTGAAGTAACTTTTTTAGATGCCAGTGTTGAAGGTTCAAATGGTAGTGATGTTGTTATTCATAGAGGAGGCGCAACTTCACCTCCTGATTTAAATGGCTTTGAGCAATATTATGTACACCATCATCAAACAGATAACAATCTTGTACTTGAGGGAGATAGAACTTTCACACTATTAAATCCTCTATGGGATGAACCCCATCACATAATTTATCTTCATAGATTAATGGGTGCACTTCAAATACCTATCGGTACATTTCATAGATCAATATCTGGAAAGGATGGAAGCATTGTTATCAATCAGGCCATTAGAGATCAACAATTTGAAGCGAATACAGAATTTAATCCTATAAGTATTGAAAACAGAATTGATCTACAACAAGCAAAATCTACAGAGCCTATTATCTGGTTATGGAAAGATGGAGAAATTAAGAGAATAAAAGATTCTCTATTTTTAAAGGTAGCTTAA
- a CDS encoding chlorophyll a/b-binding protein, which produces MSFERLSRTEIVHGRLAMSGVLIVLFLGIISKINIA; this is translated from the coding sequence ATGTCTTTTGAAAGACTAAGTAGAACTGAGATAGTTCATGGGAGATTAGCGATGTCAGGTGTATTGATTGTTTTATTCCTAGGAATTATATCTAAAATAAATATTGCTTAG
- the urtE gene encoding urea ABC transporter ATP-binding subunit UrtE — MTMLQIKSLNTYYGESHILRDVDMNINQGEMICLIGRNGVGKTTLLKSLIGLLTPRRGEIIFNGDLVNRKPPHQRARSGIAYVPQGREIIPYLTVEENLQLGLEALPGGLSKHKKIDELVYELFPVLKQFLARKGGDLSGGQQQQLAIARALLGKPKLLLLDEPTEGIQPNIVQDIESAVRRIISETGVGVLLVEQHLHFVRQADRYYAMQRGGIVANGPTSELSKAVVEKFLSV; from the coding sequence ATGACTATGCTTCAGATAAAAAGCTTGAATACCTACTATGGCGAGAGTCATATTCTTAGAGATGTCGATATGAATATCAATCAGGGTGAGATGATTTGTCTTATAGGTCGAAATGGAGTAGGTAAAACAACTTTGCTTAAATCTTTAATAGGATTATTAACTCCAAGGCGTGGAGAGATTATTTTTAATGGAGATTTGGTAAATAGAAAGCCACCTCATCAAAGGGCTCGTTCAGGAATCGCTTATGTTCCTCAAGGACGAGAAATAATACCTTATTTAACTGTTGAGGAAAATCTTCAACTTGGCTTGGAAGCGTTGCCTGGAGGTTTGTCAAAGCATAAAAAGATTGATGAACTTGTATATGAACTTTTTCCTGTCTTAAAACAATTTCTAGCTCGTAAAGGAGGTGATTTAAGCGGTGGGCAACAGCAACAACTTGCGATTGCACGAGCATTGCTTGGAAAACCAAAGTTACTTTTACTTGACGAACCAACCGAAGGAATACAACCGAATATTGTTCAAGATATTGAGTCAGCAGTTAGAAGGATCATTAGTGAGACTGGTGTTGGAGTTTTATTGGTAGAGCAACATCTGCATTTTGTAAGGCAAGCAGATCGGTACTATGCAATGCAACGAGGAGGGATAGTCGCAAATGGCCCAACTAGTGAATTAAGTAAAGCGGTGGTAGAGAAATTCCTTAGTGTTTAG
- the urtD gene encoding urea ABC transporter ATP-binding protein UrtD: MTSPLLELKQISVSFEGFLALRDLDLVLNQGDLRAVIGPNGAGKTTFLDVITGKVAPTKGDVIFKEKSLIGQKEFRIARKGIGRKFQSPRIFENLSVQENLALSVSRPKTPLSLLMNSLKVQNLDEIQRLMSIVNLQSKANIRAGALSHGQKQWLEIAMLVGQDPDLLLVDEPVAGLTDEETDLTADLLKSLAGDHTVLVIDHDMEFIRRLDCPVSVLHQGHVLKEGSMSDIQKDPLVIEVYLGKSEEEE; the protein is encoded by the coding sequence ATGACTTCTCCATTACTAGAGCTAAAACAAATTTCAGTTAGTTTTGAAGGATTTCTTGCTCTCAGAGATCTTGATCTGGTTTTGAATCAAGGGGATCTTAGAGCAGTTATTGGTCCCAATGGAGCAGGTAAAACCACATTTTTAGATGTAATAACTGGAAAAGTAGCACCTACTAAGGGTGATGTAATTTTCAAAGAAAAATCTTTGATTGGTCAAAAAGAGTTTCGTATTGCGCGTAAAGGGATTGGGAGAAAGTTTCAAAGTCCAAGGATTTTTGAAAACCTATCGGTACAAGAAAACCTAGCTCTATCAGTTAGTAGACCTAAAACTCCTTTGTCGTTGTTAATGAATAGTTTAAAGGTTCAGAACTTAGATGAAATTCAACGCTTAATGAGTATTGTTAACCTTCAATCAAAAGCCAATATCAGGGCTGGAGCGCTTTCTCATGGTCAAAAACAATGGCTTGAGATTGCGATGCTAGTTGGACAAGATCCTGATCTTTTACTTGTTGATGAACCTGTAGCTGGCTTGACTGATGAAGAAACAGATTTAACTGCTGATCTTCTTAAATCTTTAGCGGGCGATCATACTGTTTTAGTCATTGATCATGATATGGAATTTATTCGTAGACTTGATTGCCCTGTTAGTGTTTTACACCAAGGTCATGTATTGAAAGAGGGTTCAATGAGCGATATACAAAAAGATCCTTTAGTGATAGAGGTTTATCTAGGCAAATCTGAGGAGGAAGAATAA
- the urtC gene encoding urea ABC transporter permease subunit UrtC — protein MSIFSTKKSWINLTIWVLIIALIIAAPSVLPVFRLNLLGRYLSLAIVALGVDLIWGFTGMLSLGQGIFFALGGYCAAMFLQLNSAGEFPNGIPEFFGLYGVEKLPFFWEPFKSSIFTLISIWFIPAIVAGLLGYLVFRNRIKGVYFSILTQAALLVFFNFFNGQQKLINGTNGLKTDVTQLFGQMVGSEIMQRWFFWITAILVICAWFFSRWIVRDRFGNILIGIRDDEARVRFTGYNPVIFKTIIFSIAGGLAGISGALYTVQSGIVSPQFMTVPFSIEMVIWVAVGGRGTLLGAILGAVLINYAKSLVSEALPASWMFIQGGLFILVVTALPEGVLGWISKGGPKKLLFLLGINKKLETYPSLEVNEQGEVES, from the coding sequence ATGAGTATTTTTTCTACAAAAAAAAGTTGGATTAACTTAACTATTTGGGTGTTAATCATTGCCTTAATTATTGCGGCTCCATCAGTACTCCCTGTTTTTAGATTAAATCTTTTAGGAAGATATTTATCTCTTGCAATAGTTGCGCTCGGAGTTGATTTGATTTGGGGATTCACAGGAATGTTGAGTTTAGGTCAAGGAATTTTCTTTGCTCTTGGTGGTTATTGTGCAGCGATGTTTCTCCAATTGAATAGTGCTGGAGAATTCCCAAATGGCATTCCCGAGTTTTTTGGTTTATATGGAGTAGAAAAACTTCCATTTTTTTGGGAACCTTTTAAAAGTTCAATCTTTACTCTGATTTCCATTTGGTTCATACCGGCTATAGTTGCTGGTCTTCTTGGGTATTTAGTTTTTAGAAATAGAATTAAGGGTGTTTATTTTTCAATTCTTACACAAGCGGCTCTTTTGGTTTTTTTCAATTTCTTTAATGGACAACAGAAATTAATTAATGGAACAAATGGTTTAAAAACAGACGTGACTCAACTTTTTGGACAAATGGTAGGTTCAGAAATAATGCAAAGATGGTTCTTTTGGATAACAGCTATTTTAGTGATATGTGCATGGTTTTTTTCGCGATGGATTGTTCGAGATAGATTTGGAAATATTCTTATTGGTATTAGAGATGATGAAGCTCGAGTTCGTTTTACTGGATATAATCCAGTAATTTTTAAAACAATAATTTTTTCAATTGCAGGAGGATTAGCTGGTATTTCAGGGGCTTTGTATACAGTTCAATCTGGAATAGTTTCTCCGCAGTTTATGACTGTCCCTTTCTCTATAGAAATGGTCATTTGGGTTGCCGTTGGAGGTAGAGGAACTTTGCTAGGCGCAATTCTTGGAGCTGTTTTAATTAATTATGCAAAAAGTTTGGTGAGTGAAGCATTACCAGCAAGTTGGATGTTTATTCAAGGTGGATTATTTATTCTTGTTGTAACAGCTCTTCCAGAAGGAGTATTAGGATGGATCAGCAAAGGCGGTCCAAAGAAATTACTTTTTTTGCTTGGGATTAATAAAAAACTAGAGACATATCCAAGTCTTGAAGTAAATGAACAAGGTGAGGTGGAATCATGA